From Falco cherrug isolate bFalChe1 chromosome 4, bFalChe1.pri, whole genome shotgun sequence, one genomic window encodes:
- the LOC114015028 gene encoding heat shock transcription factor, X-linked-like, with amino-acid sequence MSPLCSTGITMPCRNICWDPQPASASWPLLADWQDQGLALHGGGHRGKLGTKAMERELSAQVTPSLPAPEELGQWADTTCAGPPGQGESAPRDAAMQVVGEERHVQPGGDGHDTKQVPPASSKSVGQGSGLLSLRFPQKLWMIVESDQFRSIWWSKGGKYVAINEKLFKEEVLGGGGPLQVYTRQSMKSFLRQMNYHGFVKMQGDGERSASLPEFLAEEAAAAAHSKVLYYYNPLFNRGHPHLLEKCRRRAGLKRKALEMDEGQPCRRPGGQPAGDMPASTKRWAEAPPSLGATRPSPPAAAPALPEPAGAAGSKNFSPVAPSSPPPLSALPASPAPLCRQSPPVPHCPTCTCHLRTADAIGPQRGTI; translated from the exons ATGTCACCACTATGCAGCACGGGCATCACAATGCCGTGCCGGAATATCTGCTGGGACCCACAGCCAGCCAGTGCCAGTTGGCCTTTGCTTGCTGACTGGCAGGACCAAGGCCTGGCTCTCCACGGTGGTGGCCACCGAGGCAAGCTTGGCACAAAAGCAATGGAGCGGGAGCTGTCTGCTCAAGTAACaccatccctgcctgctccggaggagctggggcagtgggCAGACACGACTTGTGCTGGCCCTCCAGGACAGGGGGAAAGTGCCCCCCGGGACGCTGCCATGCAAGTGGTAGGGGAGGAGCGGCACGTCCAACCGGGGGGTGACGGACATGACACCAAACAAGTCCCTCCTGCTTCCAGCAAGAGCGTGGGCCAAGGCAGTGGGCTCCTGTCGCTCCGCTTTCCACAGAAGCTTTGGATGATAGTGGAAAGCGACCAGTTTCGGTCCATTTGGTGGAGCAAGGGAGGAAAATACGTGGCCATCAACGAGAAGCTCTTCAAAGAGGAGGTGCTGGGCGGGGGAGGACCTCTGCAGGTTTACACCAGGCAGAGCATGAAGAGCTTCCTTCGCCAGATGAACTACCACGGATTCGTCAAAATGCAAGGGGATGGCGAAAGATCTGCCTCCCTGCCTGAGTTCCTggcagaagaagcagcagctgctgctcacagcaag GTACTCTACTACTATAACCCCCTCTTTAACAGAGGGCATCCCCACCTGCTGGAAAAGTGCCGGAGGAGGGCTGGCCTCAAGCGGAAAGCCCTGGAGATGGATGaggggcagccctgcagaagacCAGGTGGCCAGCCTGCAGGGGACATGCCAGCGTCCACCAAGCGATGGGCTGAAGCACCTCCCAGCCTCGGTGCCACCCGTCCATCTCCACCGGCAGCTGCTCCCGCACTTCCAGAGCCGGCGGGAGCAGCGGGCAGCAAGAACTTCAGCCCTGtggccccctcctccccaccaccactctCAGCTCTGCCAGCGTCCCCAGCACCACTCTGCAGACAAAGCCCTCCAGTCCCCCACTGCCCCACCTGCACCTGCCACCTCAGGACTGCAGACGCCATCGGACCCCAGCGCGGCACAATCTAA
- the LOC129735979 gene encoding heat shock transcription factor, X-linked-like — MQVVGEERHVQPGGDGHDTKQVPPASSKSVGQGSGLLSLRFPQKLWMIMESDQFRSIWWSKGGKYVAINEKLFKEEVLGGGGPLQVYTRQSMKSFLRQMNYHGFVKMQGDGERSASLPEFLAEEAAAAAHSKVLYYYNPLFNRGHPHLLEKCRRRAGLKRKALEMDEGQPCRRPGGQPAGDMPASTKRWAEAPPSLGATRPSPPAAAPALPEPAGAAGSKNFSPVAPSSPPPLSALPASPAPLCRQSPPVPHCPTCTCHLRTADAIGPQRGTI; from the exons ATGCAAGTGGTAGGGGAGGAGCGGCACGTCCAACCGGGGGGTGACGGACATGACACCAAACAAGTCCCTCCTGCTTCCAGCAAGAGCGTGGGCCAAGGCAGTGGGCTCCTGTCGCTCCGCTTTCCACAGAAGCTTTGGATGATAATGGAAAGCGACCAGTTTCGGTCCATTTGGTGGAGCAAGGGAGGAAAATACGTGGCCATCAACGAGAAGCTCTTCAAAGAGGAGGTGCTGGGCGGGGGAGGACCTCTGCAGGTTTACACCAGGCAGAGCATGAAGAGCTTCCTTCGCCAGATGAACTACCACGGATTCGTCAAAATGCAAGGGGATGGCGAAAGATCTGCCTCCCTGCCTGAGTTCCTggcagaagaagcagcagctgctgctcacagcaag GTACTCTACTACTATAACCCCCTCTTTAACAGAGGGCATCCCCACCTGCTGGAAAAGTGCCGGAGGAGGGCTGGCCTCAAGCGGAAAGCCCTGGAGATGGATGaggggcagccctgcagaagacCAGGTGGCCAGCCTGCAGGGGACATGCCAGCGTCCACCAAGCGATGGGCTGAAGCACCTCCCAGCCTCGGTGCCACCCGTCCATCTCCACCGGCAGCTGCTCCCGCACTTCCAGAGCCGGCGGGAGCAGCGGGCAGCAAGAACTTCAGCCCTGtggccccctcctccccaccaccactctCAGCTCTGCCAGCGTCCCCAGCACCACTCTGCAGACAAAGCCCTCCAGTCCCCCACTGCCCCACCTGCACCTGCCACCTCAGGACTGCAGACGCCATCGGACCCCAGCGCGGCACAATCTAA